A genome region from Ammoniphilus oxalaticus includes the following:
- a CDS encoding ParA family protein, whose product MGKIIAVANQKGGVGKTTTSVNLSACLATLGQKVLLIDIDPQGNATSGVGINKADIRYCIYDVLINDIDPMDAIIPTDVTNLFVLPASIQLAGAEIELVPTISREVRLKRAIESIRDKYDYVFIDCPPSLGILTVNSLTASDSVLVPIQCEFYALEGVSQLLNTIRLVQKHLNTSLQIEGILLTMLDARTNLGIQVIEEVKKYFREKVYQAIIPRNIRLSEAPSHGQSIIKYDARSRGAEVYMELAREVLEIGKTVR is encoded by the coding sequence ATGGGGAAGATCATTGCAGTTGCGAATCAAAAAGGCGGTGTGGGGAAGACAACAACCTCCGTTAATTTAAGCGCTTGTTTAGCAACGCTAGGGCAAAAGGTATTATTAATTGATATTGATCCGCAAGGTAATGCGACGAGTGGTGTGGGCATTAATAAAGCGGATATTCGGTATTGTATTTATGATGTGTTAATAAACGATATAGATCCAATGGACGCTATTATTCCAACAGACGTTACGAATTTATTTGTGTTACCAGCTTCGATACAATTAGCTGGGGCGGAGATTGAGCTAGTGCCTACAATCTCAAGAGAAGTTCGTTTGAAAAGAGCGATTGAATCGATACGGGACAAGTACGATTATGTTTTCATTGATTGTCCGCCTTCGTTAGGAATATTGACCGTTAACTCTTTAACAGCGTCTGATTCCGTATTGGTTCCTATTCAATGTGAGTTTTATGCGTTAGAAGGGGTAAGTCAATTATTAAATACGATACGCTTAGTCCAAAAACATTTAAATACCTCGCTTCAAATTGAAGGGATTTTGTTAACGATGTTAGATGCCCGCACGAACTTAGGAATCCAAGTGATTGAAGAGGTTAAAAAGTATTTTAGAGAAAAGGTATATCAGGCGATCATCCCAAGAAATATTCGATTAAGCGAAGCGCCGAGTCACGGTCAATCCATTATTAAATACGATGCTCGTTCACGTGGGGCAGAGGTTTATATGGAGCTGGCTAGGGAGGTGTTGGAAATTGGCAAAACGGTTAGGTAA
- the rpsR gene encoding 30S ribosomal protein S18 — MAGPRGRRGRRRKVCYFTVNKISKIDYKDIDTLKKFVSERGKILPRRVTGTSAKYQRQLTRAIKRARQIALLPYTTES; from the coding sequence ATGGCAGGCCCAAGAGGCAGACGTGGTAGACGTCGTAAGGTTTGTTACTTTACTGTAAATAAAATTTCAAAAATCGATTATAAAGACATCGATACATTGAAGAAGTTTGTTAGTGAACGAGGCAAGATTCTTCCTCGTCGTGTAACGGGAACTTCAGCGAAGTATCAACGTCAATTAACGAGAGCAATCAAACGCGCTCGTCAAATCGCTTTGTTACCATACACAACTGAATCATAA
- a CDS encoding mechanosensitive ion channel family protein, translating into MEMNWFETIYLEAYQYITDSSIWIKMGEAAVKILLIIVAAKISARVGIASIDRVFKQRGKLKVNERRIETMRSLVRNVASYVIYFIAILLVLSELNFELAPVLASAGVIGLAVGFGAQNLVRDVITGFFIIFEDQYAVGDYVTIGAYTGTVQEFGLRITKIKSYTGEINIIPNGSITEVTNFSVQNSLAVLDVRVAYEEDLERVKQVLEMALLRAHVEIEDIIADPEIVGVQDLGISEILIRVTAECNPTTQFSVNRQLRALIKQAFDEEGIRVPYPRFVTIPQEVKNE; encoded by the coding sequence ATGGAAATGAATTGGTTTGAAACCATTTATCTTGAAGCATATCAGTATATAACGGATTCGAGTATATGGATTAAGATGGGCGAAGCGGCCGTTAAAATTTTATTAATCATCGTTGCGGCGAAAATCTCAGCGCGTGTAGGGATAGCGAGTATAGACCGTGTTTTTAAGCAACGGGGAAAGTTAAAGGTGAATGAGCGACGTATTGAAACGATGCGCAGTTTGGTTCGAAATGTCGCTTCTTACGTTATTTACTTTATCGCGATTTTATTGGTTTTATCGGAACTTAATTTTGAATTAGCTCCTGTCTTAGCGAGCGCCGGTGTGATTGGATTAGCTGTCGGCTTTGGCGCTCAAAATTTAGTTCGTGACGTGATCACCGGGTTCTTTATCATTTTTGAAGATCAGTATGCGGTAGGGGACTATGTGACGATCGGGGCTTATACAGGAACCGTCCAAGAATTCGGGTTACGGATTACAAAAATAAAAAGTTACACAGGGGAAATTAATATCATTCCAAATGGTTCCATAACGGAGGTGACAAATTTTTCTGTTCAAAATAGTTTGGCGGTGCTTGATGTGCGTGTTGCCTACGAAGAAGATTTGGAAAGAGTTAAGCAGGTGTTGGAGATGGCCTTGCTGCGCGCCCATGTAGAAATTGAGGACATTATTGCAGATCCTGAAATTGTGGGTGTTCAGGATTTGGGTATCTCAGAAATACTTATTCGAGTGACAGCTGAATGTAACCCAACGACTCAGTTTTCAGTCAATCGACAACTACGGGCGCTGATTAAACAGGCTTTTGATGAAGAGGGAATTAGAGTGCCTTACCCGAGATTTGTCACGATTCCACAAGAAGTAAAAAATGAATGA
- the yyaC gene encoding spore protease YyaC, with protein sequence MKRKPFSQEYPLSSFKTEFSSSDAVDSLSEHIGNRLHSFDNVSEIVVLCIGTDRSTGDSLGPLVGSIFEKMYPVGVHIYGTIDEPVHAVNLKDTIETIERNHKDALIIAVDACLGKFSSVGHITVAHGPLKPGAGVKKDLPAVGCFHITGIVNIGGFMEYFVLQNTRLSIVMKMADTIAHSLHRSTSRYYQHMIKKASNDAQSWI encoded by the coding sequence ATGAAGCGTAAACCGTTTTCTCAGGAGTACCCTTTATCATCGTTCAAAACTGAATTTTCCAGCTCCGATGCGGTTGATTCGTTATCCGAACATATAGGCAACAGACTACACAGCTTCGATAATGTTTCCGAAATTGTCGTCCTCTGCATTGGAACCGACCGATCAACGGGAGATTCATTAGGGCCTCTTGTAGGCAGCATTTTTGAAAAAATGTATCCCGTTGGGGTTCATATTTATGGGACCATCGATGAGCCTGTTCACGCTGTAAACCTAAAGGATACGATTGAAACGATTGAACGAAACCATAAAGACGCGCTTATCATTGCTGTAGATGCTTGTTTGGGTAAATTTAGCAGTGTAGGGCACATTACTGTAGCTCATGGCCCATTAAAGCCCGGAGCGGGTGTGAAAAAAGACTTGCCAGCAGTCGGGTGCTTTCATATTACAGGAATCGTCAACATCGGGGGCTTTATGGAGTATTTTGTGTTACAAAACACCCGTCTTAGTATCGTAATGAAAATGGCGGATACAATCGCCCATTCCTTGCACCGTTCCACAAGCCGATATTATCAACACATGATTAAAAAAGCGTCCAACGACGCTCAATCTTGGATTTAA
- the ssb gene encoding single-stranded DNA-binding protein — MINRVVLVGRLTRDPELRYTPSGVAVTTFTIAVNRTFSNAQGEREADFINVVAWRQLAELCANYLKKGSQAGLDGRLQTRNYENKEGRRVFVTEVVADNVQFLSPAGERRESGGGGGSGAGYGFDQMDDPFANDSKTVDISDDDLPF, encoded by the coding sequence TTGATTAACCGTGTCGTGCTTGTCGGTCGTCTTACAAGGGATCCAGAACTTAGATATACACCATCTGGAGTAGCTGTAACCACGTTTACAATAGCTGTCAATCGTACTTTTTCTAATGCTCAAGGGGAGCGGGAAGCGGACTTTATTAATGTGGTCGCTTGGCGTCAGTTGGCAGAGTTATGCGCTAACTATCTAAAGAAAGGTTCCCAAGCGGGACTGGACGGACGTTTGCAAACCCGTAACTATGAGAATAAGGAAGGTAGACGCGTATTTGTAACCGAGGTTGTTGCCGATAATGTTCAATTTCTCTCTCCAGCTGGAGAACGTAGAGAGAGTGGTGGTGGCGGAGGATCAGGCGCAGGATATGGATTTGATCAAATGGATGACCCCTTCGCAAATGATAGCAAAACGGTTGATATCTCTGATGACGATTTACCGTTTTAA
- the rpsF gene encoding 30S ribosomal protein S6: MRNYELMYIQRPEAEEESRTSNTERFQSIITNSGGEITNVEDMGKRRLAYEIDKIREGFYVLTNFKAEPEAVSELERIMKINDDVIRYLIVREDD; this comes from the coding sequence ATGCGGAATTACGAGTTGATGTATATCCAGCGTCCAGAAGCTGAAGAGGAAAGCAGAACTTCAAATACGGAACGCTTTCAATCCATTATTACAAATAGTGGCGGAGAAATCACCAACGTAGAAGATATGGGTAAGCGCCGTCTTGCTTACGAAATCGATAAGATCCGTGAAGGATTCTACGTTTTAACCAACTTCAAGGCTGAACCTGAAGCGGTAAGTGAACTCGAGCGGATCATGAAGATAAATGATGACGTTATCCGTTATTTAATCGTTAGAGAAGATGACTAA
- the ychF gene encoding redox-regulated ATPase YchF, whose protein sequence is MSNSVGIVGLPNVGKSTLFNAITQAGAESANYPFCTIDPNVGVVEVPDERLEKLTELVIPKKTVPTAFQFVDIAGLVEGASRGEGLGNKFLSHIREVDAIAHVVRCFEDPNITHVAGKVDPISDIEVINLELILADMDAVERRIDRLGRRVRSGEKEAKLELDALTKLSEAFEADKPARSVELTDDEREIVRDLHLLTMKPILYVANVSEDGLADAESNPYVRQVQEFADAEGAETVIISAKVESEIAELEGEDKEMFLEELGLQESGLDRLIRGAYKLLGLITYFTAGVQEVRAWTIRQNTKAPQAASVIHTDFERGFIRAEVVGYNDLVVSGSMGTAREKGLVRLEGKEYVVEDGDVMHFRFNV, encoded by the coding sequence ATGTCTAATTCTGTAGGGATTGTAGGATTGCCCAACGTTGGGAAATCAACTTTGTTTAATGCGATCACCCAGGCGGGGGCCGAATCGGCTAACTACCCGTTTTGTACGATCGATCCGAATGTTGGTGTTGTTGAAGTGCCTGATGAACGGTTAGAAAAATTAACAGAGCTCGTCATTCCGAAGAAAACGGTCCCGACTGCATTTCAATTTGTTGATATTGCGGGTTTAGTCGAAGGGGCCAGTCGTGGAGAAGGGCTCGGAAATAAGTTTTTATCTCATATTCGTGAGGTCGATGCGATCGCCCATGTCGTGCGTTGTTTTGAAGATCCTAACATTACGCATGTAGCGGGAAAAGTAGATCCAATCAGTGATATTGAAGTGATTAACTTAGAATTGATTTTAGCTGATATGGATGCGGTGGAGAGAAGGATCGATCGTTTAGGACGTCGTGTTCGCTCCGGAGAAAAGGAAGCCAAGTTAGAGTTAGACGCATTAACCAAACTGAGTGAAGCCTTTGAAGCGGACAAGCCGGCCCGTAGTGTGGAATTAACGGACGATGAACGGGAGATTGTTCGCGATCTTCATTTGTTAACGATGAAGCCAATTTTATATGTGGCAAACGTTAGCGAGGATGGATTGGCTGACGCTGAATCAAATCCTTATGTGCGACAAGTTCAAGAGTTTGCCGATGCGGAGGGAGCGGAAACGGTCATTATTAGCGCCAAAGTGGAATCGGAAATCGCTGAACTTGAGGGCGAGGATAAGGAGATGTTTTTAGAAGAATTGGGTTTACAAGAATCGGGGCTGGACCGTCTGATTCGCGGCGCGTATAAATTACTCGGTTTGATTACGTATTTCACAGCGGGCGTACAAGAAGTGAGAGCGTGGACGATTCGTCAAAACACGAAAGCCCCGCAGGCGGCGAGTGTCATTCATACTGACTTCGAACGGGGTTTTATTCGGGCCGAAGTTGTCGGTTATAATGATCTTGTCGTTAGTGGTTCGATGGGTACAGCGAGAGAAAAAGGACTTGTCCGTCTAGAAGGGAAAGAATATGTTGTAGAAGATGGAGATGTGATGCATTTCCGATTTAACGTATAA
- a CDS encoding YkvI family membrane protein, translated as MGIGRAVKVGLTIIGTTIGAGFASGREIWEFFGSYGSASQYSLMLAMALLFVMIAVILWISRRKETTHYYGILEELMGQKLAKMFDGLTMLYLLSMSVVMFAGSGATFTQWEFPYMLGVALMALAVFVVLLFNVNGLVSIQSLIIPILIGVLFIVCVRFILGVDMETVTAPPPATTSWPSGITYAALNIVPLLAVLSTLGQQLKTRKELWIAAGLSAGGLGMIALLLNQSLLLSVDQIGAYEIPLFALLQNDSMVTMIVVSVVLWFAIYTTALSGVHGIVSRIDTFFTIPSWMVTLIIIIGMIPLSLFGFSTLVSLLYPIYGVLNLFVLGLLILYPLNRMLE; from the coding sequence ATGGGAATAGGTAGAGCGGTTAAAGTAGGATTGACTATTATTGGTACGACGATCGGGGCGGGGTTTGCCTCTGGACGGGAAATCTGGGAGTTCTTTGGTTCTTATGGAAGCGCCAGCCAATATAGCTTAATGCTGGCGATGGCGCTCCTGTTTGTGATGATTGCGGTGATTTTATGGATTAGCAGAAGAAAGGAAACAACCCATTATTATGGTATTTTAGAAGAGTTGATGGGGCAAAAGTTGGCGAAAATGTTCGATGGATTAACGATGTTATATTTGTTATCGATGTCAGTTGTGATGTTCGCCGGCAGTGGAGCAACTTTTACACAATGGGAGTTTCCTTATATGTTAGGGGTTGCATTGATGGCTCTGGCGGTATTTGTGGTGCTATTATTTAATGTTAATGGACTCGTTTCGATTCAATCCTTAATCATTCCTATTTTAATTGGCGTACTATTCATCGTTTGTGTTCGATTTATTTTGGGCGTGGATATGGAAACGGTGACTGCTCCGCCGCCAGCTACTACTTCGTGGCCATCAGGCATCACGTATGCGGCTTTAAATATTGTTCCTTTGCTTGCTGTTTTATCTACATTGGGTCAACAGCTAAAAACGCGAAAAGAGCTTTGGATTGCCGCGGGTCTTAGCGCGGGTGGTCTAGGGATGATTGCGTTGTTACTAAACCAATCGCTCCTTCTTTCCGTTGATCAGATCGGGGCCTACGAGATTCCACTGTTTGCGCTTTTGCAAAATGATTCGATGGTAACGATGATTGTTGTATCCGTCGTCTTATGGTTTGCCATCTATACAACGGCGTTGAGCGGCGTGCATGGGATTGTATCGCGGATCGATACTTTTTTCACGATTCCATCCTGGATGGTAACATTGATTATTATTATAGGCATGATTCCGCTCAGTTTATTTGGCTTTTCTACGCTAGTCAGTTTGCTTTATCCGATATACGGTGTGTTAAATTTATTTGTATTAGGCCTGCTAATTTTATATCCTTTAAATAGGATGTTAGAATAG
- the noc gene encoding nucleoid occlusion protein, which translates to MRDQFSRLFGLADKSKQDEIKSIPVGEIVPNPYQPRTVFDEDKIEELCVTIKEHGIIQPIVVRRRSDGGFELIAGERRWRATKKLGLETIPAIVKDFNDSQAASIALIENLQREGLTAIEEAVAYQKLIELHQLTQESLAQKLGKGQSTIANKLRLLHLPQTIQDFLMQRKITERHARALLVLKEENAQLKMLEEIVEKELNVKQTESRIKQMVEKTQIKKPRRVSFSKDTRLAINTVRQSIDMVMKNGLSILSEEEDGEEFYQITIRIPKK; encoded by the coding sequence TTGAGGGATCAATTTAGCCGATTGTTCGGTTTAGCGGATAAAAGTAAACAGGATGAAATAAAAAGCATTCCTGTAGGAGAGATCGTTCCCAATCCTTATCAACCGAGAACTGTTTTTGATGAAGATAAAATTGAAGAGTTATGCGTGACGATCAAGGAGCATGGAATCATTCAACCGATTGTCGTTCGCCGCCGTAGCGATGGAGGCTTTGAATTAATCGCAGGAGAGAGGCGGTGGAGGGCGACTAAGAAATTAGGATTAGAAACAATCCCAGCGATTGTAAAGGATTTCAATGATTCTCAAGCGGCATCGATTGCTTTGATTGAAAACTTACAAAGGGAAGGGTTAACTGCAATTGAGGAAGCGGTTGCTTACCAAAAATTGATTGAGTTGCACCAGTTAACCCAGGAAAGTTTGGCGCAAAAACTCGGAAAAGGTCAATCCACCATTGCGAATAAATTGCGACTTCTTCATCTTCCGCAAACCATACAAGATTTTTTAATGCAGAGAAAGATTACGGAAAGACATGCGCGCGCGTTGCTAGTTTTAAAAGAAGAGAATGCTCAATTGAAGATGTTAGAGGAAATTGTTGAAAAAGAACTGAATGTGAAGCAAACGGAAAGCCGAATTAAACAAATGGTTGAGAAAACGCAAATCAAGAAGCCAAGGAGAGTTTCTTTTTCAAAGGATACACGTTTGGCGATTAACACGGTTAGACAATCAATCGATATGGTCATGAAAAACGGACTGTCGATTCTTTCTGAAGAAGAGGATGGTGAGGAATTCTACCAAATTACGATCCGAATTCCGAAGAAATAA
- a CDS encoding DUF3343 domain-containing protein translates to MGTILIAFDSTQQAIRAETLLEYADIEIDTLPTPKQVTAGCALSIEFSEDDFSLAKQIIEEQRVEIKGFYRKEGEVYTLLEM, encoded by the coding sequence ATGGGGACAATTTTAATTGCCTTTGATTCTACGCAGCAAGCGATTCGCGCTGAAACCTTATTGGAATATGCGGATATTGAAATTGACACATTGCCTACTCCGAAACAGGTGACGGCAGGCTGCGCGCTTTCGATTGAATTTTCGGAAGATGACTTTTCGCTCGCAAAGCAAATTATTGAAGAGCAGCGGGTGGAGATAAAAGGATTTTATCGTAAAGAAGGAGAAGTATATACCCTATTAGAGATGTAG
- the rsmG gene encoding 16S rRNA (guanine(527)-N(7))-methyltransferase RsmG, whose product MEPKLFEQQLQERGILLTDQQRAKFGVYHELLVEWNQKVNLTAITEKEEVYEKHFFDSISAAFFYDFTQITTLIDIGAGAGFPSLPIKILYPHLQITIVDSLNKRIQFLQLLVERLELEGVTCLHGRAEELGVNPEYRERYDAVTARAVARLNVLTEYCLPFAKVDGVFIVLKGANALSELDEAKQAIRVLGGKTRKVDNLRLPSEQADRNIIVVEKEKPTPKKYPRKAGTPAKKPII is encoded by the coding sequence ATGGAGCCAAAGTTGTTTGAACAGCAATTACAAGAGCGAGGCATATTGTTAACAGATCAACAGAGAGCGAAATTTGGGGTGTATCATGAGTTGTTAGTTGAATGGAATCAAAAAGTGAACCTAACGGCGATTACCGAAAAAGAGGAAGTTTATGAAAAACACTTTTTTGATTCAATAAGCGCTGCGTTCTTTTACGATTTCACTCAAATTACGACACTGATTGACATCGGCGCCGGGGCTGGGTTTCCGTCCTTGCCAATCAAGATACTTTACCCGCACTTACAAATTACGATTGTTGATTCTTTAAATAAAAGAATTCAGTTTTTGCAACTGCTTGTCGAGCGACTTGAGCTTGAAGGCGTAACCTGCCTGCATGGCAGGGCGGAAGAGCTTGGCGTGAACCCTGAGTATCGAGAACGTTATGATGCGGTTACGGCAAGAGCGGTTGCTCGTCTGAATGTGTTGACAGAGTATTGCTTACCCTTTGCAAAAGTAGACGGCGTCTTTATTGTCTTAAAAGGAGCGAACGCCCTGAGTGAATTGGATGAGGCGAAACAAGCGATTCGGGTGTTAGGGGGCAAAACGAGAAAAGTGGATAACCTCCGTCTTCCATCAGAGCAAGCGGATCGAAATATTATTGTCGTTGAAAAAGAAAAACCGACGCCAAAGAAATATCCAAGAAAAGCGGGAACCCCCGCAAAAAAGCCAATTATTTAA
- a CDS encoding aminotransferase class V-fold PLP-dependent enzyme, translating into MKTIYLDNAASTWPKPPGVKEAMVACIDEYAANPGRGAHKLAMEASRTLYSTRAKLAELFNVVNPNDIIFAPNATVALNQGIKGMLRSGDHAITTTLEHNSVRRPLEFLKDKNGVELSYISPKADMSFEIEDFEKEIRKNTALIVVTHGSNLTGSLVPISEIGALCKKHHIPFMVDASQTAGVFPIDVQEMNIQLLAFPGHKGLYGPQGTGGLYIDPQFDFEPLFHGGTGSQSELIEQPLTRPDRYESGTANTVGIAGLGAGVQFVLETGLDEIRRKEMELTTALLLELKKIPGITVFGQTSSVERSAVVSFAIKGLDAAAAAFALDRQFRIAVRSGHHCTPLGHETIGTINEGAIRASFGYFNDMSDVEALVTAVRKLATEVDRD; encoded by the coding sequence GTGAAGACGATTTATTTAGACAATGCCGCCTCTACGTGGCCTAAACCACCAGGTGTGAAGGAGGCAATGGTCGCCTGTATTGATGAGTATGCGGCTAATCCGGGGCGAGGCGCTCACAAATTGGCGATGGAAGCGAGTAGGACGCTATATTCAACGAGAGCGAAACTAGCAGAGTTATTTAATGTCGTGAATCCAAATGACATTATCTTTGCCCCGAATGCGACGGTTGCTTTAAATCAGGGGATAAAAGGGATGTTAAGATCGGGTGATCATGCGATTACAACGACGTTGGAGCATAATTCAGTGCGAAGACCTCTCGAGTTTTTAAAGGATAAAAACGGGGTTGAATTGTCTTATATTTCTCCAAAGGCAGACATGTCATTTGAAATAGAAGACTTTGAAAAGGAAATTCGAAAGAATACTGCCTTGATTGTTGTTACACACGGCTCCAATTTAACAGGTTCACTTGTCCCTATTAGTGAGATTGGAGCGCTCTGTAAGAAACATCATATCCCTTTCATGGTAGATGCGTCACAAACAGCCGGTGTGTTTCCCATTGATGTTCAGGAGATGAACATTCAGCTACTTGCTTTCCCTGGACACAAGGGGTTGTATGGACCACAAGGGACTGGAGGGCTTTATATTGACCCGCAATTTGATTTTGAGCCCTTGTTTCATGGGGGGACAGGGAGCCAGTCGGAATTAATTGAACAACCATTGACTAGGCCGGATCGCTATGAAAGCGGCACAGCAAACACAGTCGGGATTGCTGGGTTAGGGGCTGGGGTTCAATTTGTATTAGAGACAGGGTTGGATGAGATTAGGCGAAAGGAAATGGAATTGACGACAGCCCTTTTGTTAGAGTTGAAAAAGATACCTGGAATTACGGTGTTTGGACAAACTAGTAGTGTAGAGCGATCTGCTGTTGTTTCTTTTGCGATAAAAGGTTTAGACGCGGCTGCCGCCGCGTTTGCATTGGATCGTCAGTTTCGGATTGCTGTGCGATCTGGTCACCATTGTACACCGCTTGGACATGAAACGATTGGGACGATCAATGAGGGAGCGATTCGGGCTAGTTTTGGTTATTTTAATGATATGTCTGATGTGGAAGCGTTAGTGACGGCTGTCCGTAAACTTGCGACCGAAGTTGATCGTGATTGA
- a CDS encoding DUF951 domain-containing protein, which yields MERKAFALGDIVEMKKAHPCGTNAWKVIRTGADVRIKCCGCDHSVMLARLEFERKMKKVIESTTE from the coding sequence ATGGAAAGAAAAGCATTTGCGCTAGGCGATATCGTAGAAATGAAAAAAGCGCACCCATGCGGAACGAATGCATGGAAAGTGATCCGCACAGGGGCTGATGTTCGCATAAAGTGCTGTGGTTGCGATCATAGTGTGATGCTTGCTCGTTTAGAATTTGAACGAAAGATGAAAAAAGTCATCGAGTCTACCACTGAGTGA
- a CDS encoding DUF554 domain-containing protein: MVLWGTVVNAIAIICGSLLGSVLNRISEGIKTTVMQGIGLVVCVLGITMAMKSDNMLILIFSLVIGGVIGEILHVQAGLDKFGEWIERKVGKRGNGKGSIATGFVTATLVYCVGAMAILGAMDSGLRLNHDILYTKSILDGFSAIIFTSTLGIGVLFSAVPVFIYQGLIALCSTFIAAFVSQEMLAAIIQEITAVGGILIIGIGINILGIKKINIANMLPAIVVAILMAPLMATIMQ, translated from the coding sequence ATGGTATTGTGGGGTACGGTTGTTAATGCGATCGCCATTATTTGTGGTTCACTTTTGGGGAGCGTTTTAAATCGAATAAGCGAAGGGATTAAAACGACGGTGATGCAAGGGATTGGTTTGGTAGTATGTGTGCTGGGCATTACAATGGCGATGAAATCTGATAATATGTTAATCCTTATTTTCAGTCTGGTAATTGGCGGTGTGATCGGTGAGATTTTGCATGTGCAAGCTGGTTTGGATAAGTTCGGAGAGTGGATAGAACGGAAGGTTGGGAAGCGGGGTAACGGAAAAGGGAGTATCGCTACGGGGTTTGTCACCGCGACGCTTGTTTATTGTGTGGGGGCGATGGCGATCCTTGGCGCTATGGATAGCGGTTTAAGATTGAATCATGATATTTTATATACAAAATCCATTTTGGATGGGTTTTCCGCCATTATTTTCACTTCTACATTAGGGATTGGCGTACTCTTTTCAGCTGTGCCGGTCTTCATTTATCAAGGCTTGATTGCTTTATGTTCCACTTTTATTGCCGCTTTTGTCAGTCAAGAAATGCTTGCGGCGATTATTCAGGAGATTACAGCGGTTGGCGGGATCTTAATTATCGGCATTGGAATTAATATTTTAGGAATTAAAAAGATCAATATTGCGAATATGTTGCCAGCGATCGTCGTCGCTATCCTCATGGCGCCGTTGATGGCTACAATCATGCAATAA
- a CDS encoding ParB/RepB/Spo0J family partition protein, with product MAKRLGKGLDALFPALDIEENEQVIEADCSDIRPNPYQPRKEFDQKALEELAESIKAHGVIQPLIVRKGSVKGYELVAGERRLRATELAGLNKVPIVVREFTNEQIMEIALIENLQRENLNAIEVAVAYDKLMKHFSLTQEELAKKVGKSRPHVANFLRLIQLPKEIQDFVSRGTISMGHARALLSVEDDQLKIDIAKETIKKDLSVRQVEELVKTAFEPVAREIKEKPKKDVFIVQFEERLRDCFGTSVQIKMAKGKGKGKIEIDFFTNEDLERIMEIIHRD from the coding sequence TTGGCAAAACGGTTAGGTAAAGGGTTAGATGCATTATTTCCCGCTCTTGATATAGAGGAAAACGAGCAAGTAATTGAAGCGGATTGTTCCGATATTCGGCCTAATCCGTACCAACCTCGCAAAGAGTTCGATCAAAAAGCACTTGAAGAATTGGCGGAGTCGATTAAAGCGCACGGTGTGATTCAGCCGTTAATCGTTAGAAAAGGCAGTGTAAAGGGATATGAACTCGTCGCGGGTGAGCGACGATTACGAGCGACTGAGTTGGCTGGGTTAAATAAAGTCCCTATTGTCGTTCGTGAATTTACGAATGAGCAAATTATGGAGATTGCTTTAATTGAAAATCTTCAACGTGAAAATTTGAATGCGATTGAAGTGGCGGTTGCATACGACAAGTTAATGAAACACTTTTCGTTAACCCAAGAAGAACTTGCAAAAAAGGTAGGGAAGAGCCGACCACATGTTGCGAATTTTTTAAGATTAATCCAACTGCCAAAAGAAATTCAAGACTTTGTTTCACGTGGAACAATATCAATGGGACATGCTCGAGCTCTGCTGTCTGTTGAAGACGATCAACTGAAGATTGACATAGCGAAAGAGACTATCAAAAAGGATTTGAGTGTTCGTCAGGTTGAAGAATTAGTGAAAACAGCTTTTGAACCCGTTGCGCGAGAAATAAAAGAGAAACCTAAGAAAGATGTATTTATTGTTCAATTCGAAGAGCGTTTGCGGGATTGTTTTGGGACATCTGTACAAATTAAGATGGCCAAAGGAAAAGGAAAAGGCAAAATTGAAATTGACTTTTTTACAAATGAAGACCTTGAACGGATCATGGAGATCATCCATAGGGACTAG